From a region of the Streptococcus ruminantium genome:
- a CDS encoding helix-turn-helix domain-containing protein, translating to MYEKELVSWFPTARIVEEELPQSSWLSLVLEDGRCLQVPKEELTARELFLFELLTGKTKQTSSNPWFLYLNQGGKLPQPLGALQAIYIHIPGSSDTEAIKTLLEMMGDLLTNQVTVFQQSKWDYVFVLDQTFRVDVEEIVQSVLPALEYDLGLKLAVFIGQIWPQQIVQEWPQIFQAEVNLFTDWKHSVHQSTFLRFSQVFILGTGQGSRGRQYLKSVLRGLLLSQDQLEETILALWSEAAVVTKAAQRLYVHRNTLQYRLEKWQDLTGLQLKELTDLTMCYQVLMEQ from the coding sequence ATGTACGAAAAGGAGTTAGTTTCTTGGTTTCCAACTGCTCGAATCGTGGAAGAAGAATTGCCACAATCGTCATGGCTTTCACTGGTTTTAGAAGATGGACGTTGTTTACAAGTTCCCAAAGAGGAGTTGACAGCAAGGGAACTATTCTTATTTGAGCTATTGACTGGTAAGACTAAACAAACTTCTTCTAACCCTTGGTTTCTTTATCTAAATCAAGGTGGGAAACTTCCTCAACCTTTGGGAGCTTTACAGGCTATTTATATCCATATTCCGGGTTCTAGTGATACAGAAGCGATTAAGACCTTGTTGGAGATGATGGGAGACTTGTTGACGAATCAAGTGACCGTTTTTCAGCAATCGAAGTGGGACTATGTCTTTGTTTTAGACCAGACCTTTAGGGTTGATGTTGAGGAGATTGTTCAATCAGTGCTCCCTGCTTTGGAATATGATTTGGGTTTGAAGTTGGCAGTATTTATCGGACAAATATGGCCGCAACAAATTGTGCAAGAATGGCCGCAGATTTTTCAAGCAGAAGTGAATTTGTTTACCGACTGGAAACATTCAGTCCATCAGTCAACCTTTTTACGCTTTAGTCAAGTATTCATCTTGGGTACGGGACAGGGCAGCAGGGGGAGACAGTACTTAAAATCGGTTTTACGTGGCTTGCTTCTAAGTCAGGATCAACTTGAGGAAACTATTTTGGCTCTTTGGTCCGAGGCTGCAGTGGTAACCAAGGCGGCCCAACGCCTCTATGTTCATCGCAATACCCTTCAATATCGTTTGGAAAAATGGCAAGATTTGACAGGCTTACAATTAAAAGAGCTAACCGATTTGACCATGTGTTACCAAGTGCTAATGGAACAATGA
- a CDS encoding GIY-YIG nuclease family protein, translating into MIRLQDLLQFSEEKLPRVKVKFNNWTGENPLQNYLSDPETVDNFNLFWRNKNRNYSVGDIAINLIQMGHDKWLLTTIKRVTKELGVTFGQNYTGEVLEEYSPYFAHLILHCKRPGRASVFSFQTVIDHLEVHQLLPEVYGGEEFPGYDNICLTYQQLESILRLGKKDWLTALTNQKAVYLITDTYTGKLYVGSATSDYGMLLSRWQSYIQNGHGGNKELLALVNREGFDYVKKYFQYSVLENYNAKIDDKCVLGRETYWKQVLKTREFGYNEN; encoded by the coding sequence ATGATTCGTTTGCAAGATTTGCTACAATTTTCAGAAGAAAAACTGCCACGCGTTAAGGTCAAGTTTAATAACTGGACTGGGGAAAATCCGCTACAAAACTACCTATCTGACCCTGAAACGGTAGATAACTTCAATCTATTCTGGCGAAATAAAAATCGAAATTACTCGGTTGGCGACATTGCTATTAACCTCATTCAGATGGGACACGATAAGTGGCTTTTGACCACGATTAAACGTGTTACCAAGGAACTTGGTGTGACCTTTGGTCAAAACTATACGGGGGAGGTTTTAGAGGAATATTCTCCTTATTTTGCTCATTTGATTTTGCATTGCAAGCGTCCCGGACGTGCTTCTGTTTTTAGCTTCCAAACGGTGATAGATCATTTAGAGGTGCATCAACTCTTACCTGAAGTCTATGGGGGTGAGGAATTTCCTGGTTATGATAATATCTGCCTAACTTATCAACAATTGGAATCCATCTTACGCTTGGGAAAAAAGGATTGGTTGACTGCTCTGACCAATCAAAAGGCTGTTTATCTTATTACTGATACCTATACAGGGAAACTTTATGTAGGTTCAGCGACCAGTGATTATGGCATGCTTTTGTCTCGCTGGCAATCTTATATTCAAAACGGTCACGGTGGCAATAAGGAATTACTTGCCTTGGTGAATAGGGAAGGGTTTGACTATGTCAAAAAGTATTTCCAGTATAGTGTGCTAGAAAATTACAATGCCAAGATAGACGATAAGTGTGTCCTTGGGAGAGAAACTTATTGGAAACAAGTTTTGAAGACAAGAGAATTTGGCTACAATGAGAATTGA
- the rpsI gene encoding 30S ribosomal protein S9, with amino-acid sequence MAQAQYTGTGRRKNAVARVRLVPGTGKITVNKKDVEEYIPRADLRLVINQPFAVTSTQGSYDVFVNVNGGGYGGQSGAIRHGIARALLQVDPDFRDSLKRAGLLTRDARMVERKKPGLKKARKASQFSKR; translated from the coding sequence ATGGCACAAGCACAATACACAGGTACTGGTCGTCGTAAAAACGCGGTTGCACGCGTACGTTTGGTCCCAGGTACTGGTAAAATTACAGTTAACAAAAAAGATGTAGAAGAATATATCCCACGCGCTGACCTTCGTTTGGTAATTAACCAACCGTTTGCAGTAACTTCAACACAAGGTTCATATGACGTTTTCGTAAACGTTAATGGTGGTGGTTACGGTGGTCAATCAGGTGCGATCCGTCACGGTATCGCGCGTGCATTGCTTCAAGTTGACCCAGACTTCCGCGATTCATTGAAACGTGCAGGTCTTCTTACTCGTGACGCTCGTATGGTTGAACGTAAGAAACCAGGTCTTAAGAAAGCTCGTAAAGCGAGTCAATTTAGTAAACGTTAA
- a CDS encoding NYN domain-containing protein, with product MKEKILIVDGYNMIASWRSTKQDFKKGELDAARTSLLQTLSNYASFENIEIICVFDAHHVPGLRQQYDEFNVSVVFTEEEETADSYIERLSAELNQNRRKQVSVATSDLNEQWVVFSQGALRVSARELEERTQVVKKDLDKFVDRVELYTPRLNPWSDRNFQALKEMMEEMNE from the coding sequence ATGAAGGAAAAAATTCTTATCGTAGATGGCTATAATATGATTGCCTCCTGGAGATCAACAAAACAAGACTTTAAAAAAGGAGAATTGGATGCAGCTAGGACTAGCCTTCTTCAAACATTGTCCAATTATGCTTCCTTTGAGAATATAGAAATTATCTGTGTTTTTGACGCCCACCATGTTCCAGGCTTACGGCAGCAATACGATGAGTTTAATGTGTCGGTTGTCTTTACAGAAGAGGAAGAAACTGCAGATAGTTATATCGAGCGCTTGAGTGCAGAGTTAAATCAAAACCGCCGAAAACAAGTATCGGTAGCTACAAGTGACCTTAACGAACAATGGGTTGTCTTTTCTCAAGGTGCCTTACGGGTATCTGCTCGTGAGTTGGAAGAGCGGACACAGGTGGTTAAAAAGGATTTGGATAAGTTTGTAGATCGGGTAGAACTTTATACTCCGCGTCTGAATCCATGGTCAGATAGAAATTTTCAAGCCTTGAAAGAAATGATGGAGGAAATGAACGAGTGA
- a CDS encoding P-loop NTPase fold protein yields the protein MEEIRFDEVSTENAEKTFVEIILKKSLTDRKESYQTFFLNGVWGSGKTTFLNNAERNANRTRFVNLKLWELQDERSVTAIAFSLLHPFQYKFMRVLILFMAVISVLMTPAINLGLSTYIPNYLITIGTIMALLVTVYQLIKVKSDSLYIRLLPRCLNNKVLIIDDFDRISVERQNEAYKLFNILHGKLPIVFIGDYHKISKGDEESGKYLQKIIDRRLELPSVLNSRNIWTNYLDKLSSAFGIKEDVLNPGIILIIKNEDRTLRELKQFSDLLNYELFERGKRDLVNIQQLITIVYIFLF from the coding sequence GTGGAAGAAATTAGATTTGATGAAGTCTCTACTGAAAATGCCGAGAAAACATTTGTAGAAATAATTCTAAAAAAATCTTTAACAGATAGAAAGGAAAGTTATCAAACATTCTTTTTAAATGGTGTTTGGGGAAGTGGTAAAACTACCTTTTTAAATAATGCAGAAAGAAATGCAAATAGGACTAGATTCGTAAATTTAAAACTATGGGAATTACAAGATGAGCGAAGTGTAACAGCTATAGCTTTTAGTTTGTTACATCCATTTCAATACAAGTTCATGAGAGTTTTAATTCTATTTATGGCTGTAATTAGTGTACTAATGACCCCAGCAATTAATTTAGGTCTGTCTACGTATATTCCAAATTACTTGATAACTATAGGAACCATAATGGCATTATTAGTTACCGTTTATCAACTTATAAAAGTGAAGTCAGATTCACTTTATATCCGATTACTACCACGTTGTTTAAATAATAAGGTTTTAATAATAGATGATTTTGACAGAATTTCAGTTGAAAGACAGAATGAGGCATATAAACTTTTTAATATTCTACACGGAAAACTTCCGATTGTCTTTATTGGAGATTACCATAAAATATCTAAGGGTGATGAGGAAAGTGGAAAATATTTACAGAAAATCATTGATAGAAGATTGGAACTCCCTTCTGTCTTAAATTCTAGAAATATTTGGACAAACTATTTAGATAAATTATCTTCAGCGTTTGGAATTAAAGAAGATGTTCTTAATCCTGGAATTATTTTAATTATAAAAAATGAAGATAGGACTTTGCGTGAACTAAAACAATTCTCCGATTTGCTGAATTATGAACTTTTTGAACGAGGGAAAAGAGACCTTGTTAATATCCAGCAATTAATAACGATTGTTTATATCTTTTTGTTTTAA
- a CDS encoding helix-turn-helix domain-containing protein, which yields MQVILPDEQIHQIQTLLSNLIQKEIEQQLVQNGLNNLYLNKKQACNYLSISNNTLDSWIQMGLPSIKIGKTVRFDKQAIDTWLLSQN from the coding sequence ATGCAAGTTATCTTACCTGATGAACAAATTCATCAAATTCAAACACTACTATCCAATCTTATTCAAAAAGAAATTGAGCAACAGTTAGTACAAAATGGTCTTAACAACCTCTATCTAAACAAGAAACAAGCATGTAACTATTTAAGTATTTCTAACAATACGCTTGATTCTTGGATTCAAATGGGGCTTCCATCTATTAAAATTGGAAAAACAGTTCGTTTCGACAAACAAGCTATAGATACTTGGCTACTTTCACAAAACTAG
- a CDS encoding ABC transporter ATP-binding protein, producing the protein MVQLNLKNIYKKYPNSEHYSVENFNLDIKDKEFIVFVGPSGCGKSTTLRMIAGLEDITEGEAYIDGVLMNDVAPKDRDIAMVFQNYALYPHMTVFDNMAFGLKLRKYSKDEIKKRVEEAAQILGLTEFLQRKPADLSGGQRQRVAMGRAIVRDAKVFLMDEPLSNLDAKLRVSMRTEIAKIHRRIGATTIYVTHDQTEAMTLADRIVIMSATKNDAGTGTIGRIEQIGSPEELYNKPVNKFVASFIGSPAMNFFTVTLQDGVLVGDGFKVDLPEGRRKHLEEKGYNGKSFTLGIRPEDIKASQLELDTFPSSIVEAEVVVSELLGAETMLYSKVGDTEFVSRVDARDYHNPGDKVRLTFNLNKAHFFDDDTDQAIV; encoded by the coding sequence ATGGTTCAACTGAATTTAAAGAATATCTATAAAAAATACCCAAATAGTGAGCATTACTCAGTAGAAAATTTCAATTTGGACATCAAGGATAAGGAATTTATCGTATTCGTAGGTCCTTCAGGATGTGGTAAGTCAACAACCCTTCGTATGATTGCTGGTCTGGAAGACATCACAGAAGGAGAAGCATACATTGATGGCGTATTGATGAACGATGTAGCACCAAAAGATCGCGATATTGCTATGGTTTTCCAGAACTATGCCCTTTATCCGCACATGACTGTATTTGATAATATGGCTTTCGGCCTTAAATTACGCAAGTACAGCAAGGACGAAATCAAAAAGCGTGTAGAAGAAGCAGCGCAAATCCTTGGTTTGACAGAATTCTTGCAACGTAAACCAGCGGATCTTTCTGGTGGTCAACGTCAACGTGTTGCTATGGGACGTGCTATCGTTCGTGATGCCAAGGTGTTCTTGATGGACGAACCTTTATCAAACTTGGATGCCAAACTTCGTGTATCTATGCGTACAGAAATCGCTAAAATTCACCGTCGTATTGGCGCAACAACTATCTACGTAACCCACGATCAGACAGAAGCAATGACCTTGGCAGACCGCATCGTTATCATGTCTGCAACTAAGAATGATGCAGGTACAGGTACGATTGGTCGGATTGAGCAAATTGGTAGCCCAGAAGAATTGTACAATAAGCCGGTTAACAAGTTTGTCGCTAGCTTTATTGGTAGCCCTGCTATGAACTTCTTCACAGTTACACTTCAAGATGGTGTTCTTGTGGGAGATGGCTTCAAGGTTGATCTTCCAGAGGGACGTCGCAAACACTTGGAAGAAAAAGGCTACAATGGTAAATCATTTACACTTGGTATTCGTCCGGAAGACATCAAGGCTTCTCAGTTGGAATTGGATACTTTCCCAAGTTCTATCGTTGAGGCAGAAGTTGTCGTTTCAGAGCTTCTTGGTGCAGAAACTATGCTCTATTCTAAGGTTGGTGATACAGAATTTGTTTCTCGTGTTGATGCGCGTGATTACCATAATCCAGGTGATAAAGTTCGTTTGACCTTCAACCTCAATAAGGCACATTTCTTTGATGATGACACAGATCAAGCGATTGTCTAA
- a CDS encoding Mini-ribonuclease 3, which yields MTSSVDVNLINGIALAFEGDAVYAMYIRRHLIFKGITKPNKLHSEANKYVSAKAQASLVSALLEAQLLTEKEEEIYKRGRNTHSHTKAKNADVVTYRMSTGFEAVLGYLHMTGEIERLEELVTWCIERVERG from the coding sequence GTGACTAGTTCAGTAGATGTTAATCTCATCAATGGCATTGCTCTTGCTTTTGAGGGTGATGCGGTTTATGCCATGTATATTCGCAGGCATTTGATTTTCAAGGGCATAACCAAGCCTAATAAATTGCACAGCGAGGCCAACAAATACGTATCAGCTAAGGCGCAGGCAAGCCTAGTTTCAGCCCTCTTAGAGGCTCAGCTATTGACCGAAAAAGAGGAGGAAATCTATAAGCGAGGGCGCAATACCCACAGTCACACCAAAGCTAAGAATGCGGATGTGGTGACCTATCGCATGTCTACAGGCTTTGAGGCGGTTTTGGGCTACCTGCATATGACTGGGGAAATCGAGCGTCTAGAAGAGTTGGTGACTTGGTGTATTGAACGAGTGGAAAGGGGCTAG
- a CDS encoding aromatic acid exporter family protein: MPIFQRTIKLILATVLAIYLADWLGLAYATSAGIIAILSVLDTRKSSFKMACNRLFSTLLALTIASLTFVLFGFDIWTLTIYLAFYVPIAYHFGWEAGIAPSTVLAAHLLLEQNISFSFLGNELALFLLGTGLALLFNNLYMPSQEQNIEAYHAQVEDLLKQILLRFESFLLNGDGRNEAQLINQLDLTLEKALKVVYLDRHNQLFQQTNYQVHYFEMRAAQNKILRTMAGNINKCLLEGRENIILASLFERVAQQLSRENSAKELLLDIELFHTTFRERPLPQTREEFETRATLFQLLHDMEAFIRLKVEFYQTYSKEDEKDPSV, from the coding sequence ATGCCCATTTTTCAACGAACCATAAAACTGATACTGGCAACTGTCTTAGCCATCTACCTTGCAGATTGGCTGGGATTAGCCTATGCGACATCGGCTGGGATTATCGCAATTTTGAGTGTTTTAGATACCCGAAAATCTAGTTTCAAAATGGCATGCAATCGTCTCTTTTCCACCCTTTTAGCGCTAACAATAGCCTCTCTGACCTTTGTATTGTTTGGGTTTGACATCTGGACTCTCACTATCTATCTAGCATTCTATGTTCCTATCGCTTATCATTTCGGCTGGGAAGCAGGCATTGCACCTTCAACCGTCCTTGCCGCCCATCTCCTACTAGAGCAAAATATATCCTTTTCTTTTTTAGGCAATGAACTAGCACTTTTTCTACTTGGAACAGGACTAGCCCTCTTATTCAACAACCTCTATATGCCTTCACAAGAACAGAATATTGAGGCCTATCACGCGCAGGTGGAAGACCTGCTCAAACAGATTCTCCTACGCTTTGAATCCTTCTTACTAAATGGTGATGGTCGTAATGAAGCTCAGCTCATCAACCAGTTAGACCTGACTCTTGAAAAAGCCTTGAAAGTCGTCTACCTAGACCGCCATAACCAACTTTTTCAGCAAACCAACTATCAGGTCCATTATTTTGAAATGCGTGCCGCCCAAAATAAAATCCTGCGTACCATGGCAGGAAATATTAACAAATGCTTACTGGAAGGTCGAGAAAATATTATTTTAGCTAGTCTGTTTGAGCGAGTAGCCCAGCAACTTAGTCGAGAAAATTCAGCCAAGGAACTTTTACTGGACATTGAACTCTTTCATACTACCTTCCGCGAGCGACCGCTCCCACAGACCAGAGAAGAATTTGAGACCAGAGCAACCCTCTTCCAACTCCTACATGACATGGAAGCTTTTATTCGACTTAAGGTCGAATTTTACCAAACCTACTCAAAAGAAGATGAAAAAGACCCATCAGTATGA
- the rplM gene encoding 50S ribosomal protein L13, with amino-acid sequence MNKTTFMAKPGQVERKWYVVDATDVPLGRLSAVVASVLRGKNKPTFTPHTDTGDFVIVINAEKVKLTGKKATDKVYYTHSLHPGGLKSITAGELRSKNAVRLIEKSVKGMLPHNTLGRAQGMKLKVFVGGEHNHAAQQPEVLDISGLI; translated from the coding sequence ATGAACAAAACAACATTTATGGCTAAGCCAGGCCAAGTTGAACGTAAATGGTATGTGGTAGATGCTACTGATGTGCCTCTTGGACGCCTTTCAGCAGTAGTTGCTAGCGTTCTTCGCGGTAAAAACAAACCAACTTTCACACCTCACACTGATACAGGTGATTTCGTTATTGTCATCAACGCTGAGAAGGTGAAATTGACTGGTAAAAAAGCAACTGATAAGGTGTACTACACTCACTCATTGCATCCAGGTGGTTTGAAATCAATCACTGCGGGTGAATTGCGTTCTAAAAACGCTGTTCGTTTGATTGAAAAATCAGTTAAAGGTATGCTTCCACACAACACACTTGGTCGTGCACAAGGCATGAAGTTGAAAGTGTTTGTAGGTGGTGAGCACAATCACGCTGCACAACAACCAGAAGTACTTGATATTTCAGGTCTTATCTAA
- the rlmB gene encoding 23S rRNA (guanosine(2251)-2'-O)-methyltransferase RlmB: MEQNDIVYGVHAVTESLQANTGNKLYIQDDLRGKKVDKVKALAAEKKVSISWTPKKTLSEMTDGAVHQGFVLRVSEFAYAELSTILEKAEQQDNPLILILDGLTDPHNFGSILRTADATGVCGVIIPKHRAVGVTPVVSKTSTGAVEHVPIARVTNLSQTLDKLKEVGFWIFGTDMNGTPSTKWNTSGKLALIIGNEGKGISVNIKKQVDEMITIPMTGHVQSLNASVAAAILMYEVSRKKI; the protein is encoded by the coding sequence ATGGAACAAAATGACATAGTTTACGGCGTTCACGCTGTCACAGAAAGTTTGCAGGCCAATACTGGCAACAAACTGTACATTCAAGACGATTTGCGGGGCAAAAAGGTTGACAAAGTCAAGGCATTGGCGGCTGAGAAAAAAGTTTCGATTTCTTGGACACCGAAGAAAACCTTGTCTGAGATGACTGATGGGGCGGTTCATCAAGGCTTTGTCCTACGTGTATCTGAGTTTGCCTATGCGGAATTATCTACGATTTTGGAAAAAGCAGAGCAGCAAGACAATCCCCTCATTCTCATCTTGGATGGCTTGACCGATCCCCACAACTTTGGTTCAATTTTGCGGACGGCTGATGCAACAGGAGTTTGTGGGGTCATTATTCCCAAGCATCGTGCGGTTGGAGTTACACCCGTTGTGTCAAAGACCTCGACAGGTGCGGTTGAGCATGTACCAATTGCTCGTGTGACCAATCTCAGTCAGACCTTGGACAAACTCAAGGAAGTTGGTTTTTGGATTTTTGGGACGGATATGAATGGTACACCATCAACTAAGTGGAATACCTCTGGCAAACTAGCTCTCATTATTGGTAACGAAGGCAAGGGAATTTCAGTCAATATCAAAAAGCAGGTAGATGAGATGATTACCATTCCCATGACTGGTCATGTCCAGAGCCTCAATGCCAGTGTAGCAGCTGCGATATTGATGTATGAAGTATCCCGAAAGAAGATTTAG
- a CDS encoding SH3 domain-containing protein produces MLALQIANQERQRKKEEEKSYKDKIDRLHLALAQASDSHQQEQIQILLDEAQADYEGYLERKRKSERIGRVISIVLLLIMIPLLFLMFKEIFGGQNNRQKSGTSTVQTVLKAGEEDGTFGASAQSAVLSSSDDRSALSMSEPVPSSSSSALPAPYANTEHTNSTEFTVDVTVTDLNIRQSPSLSAPVVRLIPKGRYTITATRKVDGQLWGKLKSGEGWIALNIVGGSVVAHGENVSGVAGQANQRIDTKNLTTEQVKKWVATVFMRTKGNSKKYVRTDLVIAVQMAEDGLVYANITIPSDPNFNAEKVGQYRINGDGHLEHAQFDHKLIWEPVSEEYTE; encoded by the coding sequence TTGTTAGCTCTTCAAATTGCCAATCAAGAGCGACAGCGTAAAAAAGAAGAGGAAAAGTCTTACAAGGATAAAATTGATCGCTTGCATTTAGCCTTGGCACAGGCTTCTGACAGTCATCAGCAGGAACAAATCCAAATCCTTTTAGATGAAGCACAAGCAGATTATGAGGGCTATTTGGAAAGGAAAAGAAAATCTGAGAGAATAGGCCGAGTCATCTCAATTGTTTTATTGTTAATCATGATTCCTTTGCTTTTCTTGATGTTTAAGGAAATATTTGGTGGTCAGAATAACAGACAGAAGAGCGGAACTAGTACCGTTCAAACAGTATTAAAGGCTGGTGAAGAAGATGGAACTTTTGGTGCATCTGCTCAATCTGCTGTCTTATCGTCAAGCGATGATAGGTCAGCGTTATCTATGAGTGAACCTGTGCCATCAAGTTCTTCATCAGCATTACCAGCACCTTATGCTAATACCGAGCATACTAACTCAACTGAATTTACAGTTGATGTCACAGTCACTGACCTCAATATTCGTCAAAGTCCTAGTCTGTCTGCTCCAGTTGTACGTTTAATTCCTAAAGGGCGTTACACAATCACAGCAACCCGGAAGGTTGATGGACAACTTTGGGGTAAGCTAAAATCAGGTGAAGGTTGGATTGCTCTAAACATAGTTGGGGGAAGCGTAGTCGCTCATGGAGAAAATGTATCAGGAGTAGCTGGTCAAGCTAACCAACGGATTGATACAAAAAATCTGACGACTGAGCAGGTGAAAAAATGGGTTGCGACTGTCTTTATGAGAACAAAGGGGAACAGCAAAAAATATGTAAGGACGGATTTGGTAATCGCTGTTCAAATGGCAGAAGATGGCTTAGTTTATGCCAATATTACTATTCCCAGTGATCCTAATTTTAATGCTGAAAAAGTTGGACAGTATCGAATCAATGGAGATGGTCACCTGGAGCATGCTCAATTTGATCATAAACTGATTTGGGAGCCTGTTTCCGAGGAATATACAGAATAA
- a CDS encoding DegV family protein: protein MTFRIVTDSTSDLPTGWAQEHGVTVLGLTINLDGKTYETVGDNRLTSDFLLEKMEAGSQPTTSQVNVGQFEEVFQAAAKAEEAVLYLAFSAALSGTYQSAVIARDMVLDQYPEAVITIIDTRAATIGEGYLVMKAVEARAMGKSLKETAALIEELSPRLRTYLLVDDLNHLVRGGRLSKAAGLIGGLVNIKPLLSLNAEGKLEPIAKMRGRKKGIKEMMNLTLDNLDHSTVMVAYTGDLTAATAIKTTLLEDHRVSEVIVTELGPVIATHTGTGVLAILSIGSEKRP, encoded by the coding sequence GTGACGTTTAGAATTGTAACAGACTCAACCTCGGACTTGCCGACTGGTTGGGCGCAAGAGCATGGCGTAACAGTGCTGGGTTTAACCATAAATCTAGATGGTAAGACCTATGAAACGGTTGGAGATAACAGATTGACTAGCGATTTCCTATTAGAGAAGATGGAAGCAGGAAGTCAACCAACAACCAGTCAGGTCAATGTTGGACAGTTTGAAGAAGTTTTTCAGGCGGCAGCTAAAGCTGAAGAAGCTGTTCTTTATTTGGCTTTTTCAGCAGCTCTTTCAGGGACTTATCAAAGTGCAGTCATCGCCCGAGATATGGTTTTGGATCAGTATCCAGAAGCAGTCATTACCATTATTGATACAAGGGCAGCGACTATCGGTGAGGGCTACCTAGTGATGAAGGCTGTCGAAGCGCGTGCTATGGGAAAGAGTTTAAAGGAAACGGCGGCGCTTATTGAAGAATTGAGTCCACGTCTACGAACCTATCTTTTGGTTGATGATCTCAATCACTTGGTACGCGGTGGTCGCCTGTCTAAGGCAGCAGGGCTTATCGGTGGTTTGGTTAATATCAAGCCCCTGCTTTCTCTTAATGCAGAAGGTAAGCTGGAGCCTATTGCCAAGATGCGCGGACGTAAGAAAGGGATTAAGGAAATGATGAACCTTACCCTAGATAACTTAGATCATTCAACTGTCATGGTAGCTTATACAGGTGATTTGACAGCAGCAACAGCTATAAAAACTACCCTTCTTGAAGATCATCGGGTTTCAGAAGTGATTGTGACTGAGCTAGGACCTGTTATTGCAACCCATACAGGGACAGGTGTTCTAGCTATTCTATCCATTGGATCAGAAAAAAGACCCTAG